In Hymenobacter gelipurpurascens, one DNA window encodes the following:
- a CDS encoding TonB-dependent receptor gives MARPLPFLALLSLPLTAVALPSTTPDSGLATSLKHHGEDDTAQRGRIAGRVLDTAGEPVEGVTIALKGTSYGATTGPDGNFRLAAPAGSYQLVVSSMGYTPQEVTVTVTGGETMTLPAFSLEQSTQQLNEVTVTGNRSLNERPVAIGKLPIAPLDLPQSTFTVERQTLEQQQVLRVSDVLANVSGVYVSGNTGGYQEEISGRGFAFGSSNTFKNGVRYNNSILPETSSLERFEVLKGSNAILYGNVAAGGVLNLVTKKPRFEQGGSVAMRVGSYNFYKPMVDVYGAINNSEHVAFRVNTTYENSRSFRDGVKGERFYVNPSLLFKVGSKTDFLLEGDYLKDNRTPDFGVGAVNYRIENVDRARFLNTSWANIGTEQKSATATLTHHLNDTWQVRGVAAYQGFNSELRSAARPTTIRDRVDVFGANNRKLLTGSPALYGNLVRSLQATDNREDYFLGQLDVTGKVRTGFLNHTVLVGMDADKYNTRTVAYNPIAKYDSINVFEPGRYTEKSTQPEFTRNTRTYAPIRRVGVYVQDLIEITEKLKLLAGVRYSYQETGSFQYAYAKQTDTRTTRYDDAFSPRLGLVFQPLKTMSIFASYANSFNTNTGIDNTGNALKPSLIDQYEVGVKNELFNGLLSANVTAYRIVNGNLAQTILPNEANYNLQFPTAQQLAGEVTSQGIELDLQSKPVQGWSVLGGYSYNRTTYTKSNIYEVGSLLRYNPNHTANASVFYTFENGALRGLNLGATALYIGERQAGRSTTEANPNYRLISLPDYAQLDASVGYTYDRLSLRVKLSNVLNQLSYNVHDDNSVNPIAPRQFSATLGYRL, from the coding sequence ATGGCCCGACCTCTGCCCTTCCTCGCTCTGCTTTCCTTGCCTTTGACAGCTGTTGCCTTGCCATCAACCACCCCCGATAGTGGCCTAGCGACCAGCCTGAAGCATCATGGCGAGGACGATACCGCGCAGCGCGGGCGCATTGCCGGCCGGGTACTGGACACTGCCGGCGAGCCAGTGGAAGGCGTGACAATTGCTCTGAAAGGCACCAGCTACGGCGCTACTACCGGCCCCGATGGCAATTTCCGACTGGCCGCGCCGGCTGGCTCCTACCAGCTGGTAGTGAGCAGCATGGGATATACCCCGCAGGAAGTAACCGTAACGGTAACCGGCGGCGAAACCATGACGCTGCCGGCCTTCTCACTTGAGCAAAGCACGCAGCAGCTCAACGAAGTAACCGTAACGGGCAACCGTAGTCTCAATGAGCGCCCGGTAGCCATCGGGAAGCTACCAATTGCTCCTCTAGACTTGCCCCAAAGCACTTTCACAGTGGAGCGCCAGACCCTGGAGCAACAGCAGGTGCTGCGCGTGAGCGACGTGCTGGCCAACGTGAGTGGCGTGTATGTGAGCGGCAACACCGGCGGCTATCAGGAGGAAATTTCCGGCCGGGGCTTTGCGTTCGGAAGCAGCAATACGTTCAAAAACGGGGTGCGCTATAACAACAGCATTCTACCCGAAACCAGCTCTCTGGAGCGCTTTGAGGTGTTGAAAGGCAGCAACGCCATCCTGTACGGCAACGTGGCGGCGGGCGGCGTCCTGAACCTAGTGACCAAAAAGCCCCGTTTCGAGCAGGGTGGCTCGGTAGCTATGCGCGTAGGCAGCTACAACTTCTACAAGCCGATGGTGGACGTGTACGGCGCCATTAACAACAGCGAGCATGTAGCTTTCCGGGTAAACACTACCTACGAAAACAGCCGCAGCTTCCGCGATGGAGTGAAAGGTGAGCGGTTTTACGTGAACCCATCCTTGCTCTTCAAAGTGGGCAGCAAGACCGATTTCCTGCTGGAAGGCGACTACCTGAAGGACAACCGCACTCCTGATTTTGGTGTGGGAGCCGTGAACTACCGCATTGAGAACGTAGACCGGGCGCGTTTCCTGAACACGAGCTGGGCCAACATCGGTACGGAGCAGAAATCGGCTACGGCCACCCTCACGCACCACCTCAACGATACCTGGCAGGTGCGCGGCGTAGCGGCCTACCAGGGCTTCAATAGCGAGCTACGCTCCGCCGCCCGCCCCACCACTATCCGCGACCGGGTAGATGTATTCGGCGCCAACAACCGGAAGCTCCTGACCGGCAGCCCAGCTTTGTACGGCAACCTGGTGCGCAGTCTGCAGGCCACTGATAACCGGGAAGACTACTTCCTAGGCCAGCTAGATGTGACGGGTAAAGTGCGCACGGGCTTCCTGAACCATACGGTGCTGGTAGGCATGGATGCCGATAAGTACAACACCCGCACAGTGGCCTACAACCCCATTGCCAAATACGATTCCATCAACGTATTTGAGCCCGGCCGCTACACCGAGAAAAGCACCCAGCCCGAGTTTACGCGTAACACCCGCACCTATGCTCCTATTCGGCGGGTGGGCGTGTATGTGCAGGACCTGATAGAGATTACGGAGAAGCTGAAGCTGCTGGCCGGCGTGCGCTACAGCTACCAGGAAACGGGCAGCTTCCAGTATGCTTATGCCAAGCAGACGGACACGCGCACCACCCGCTACGATGACGCCTTCTCGCCCCGCCTAGGCCTCGTGTTCCAGCCACTGAAGACGATGTCCATCTTCGCTTCCTACGCCAACTCCTTCAACACGAATACGGGGATTGATAACACGGGCAACGCTCTGAAACCGTCGCTTATCGATCAGTACGAAGTAGGCGTGAAGAATGAGCTGTTCAATGGGCTGTTGTCGGCCAACGTGACGGCCTACCGCATTGTGAACGGCAATCTGGCCCAGACCATCCTGCCGAATGAAGCCAACTACAATCTCCAATTCCCGACCGCGCAGCAACTGGCCGGGGAGGTAACCAGCCAGGGTATTGAGCTGGATTTGCAGAGCAAGCCGGTACAGGGCTGGTCGGTGCTGGGGGGCTACAGCTACAACCGCACTACCTACACCAAAAGCAACATTTACGAAGTAGGCAGCCTGCTGCGTTACAACCCCAACCACACGGCTAACGCCAGCGTGTTCTACACCTTTGAGAACGGCGCCCTGCGTGGCCTGAACCTGGGCGCCACGGCCCTCTACATCGGGGAGCGGCAAGCCGGCCGCTCTACCACGGAGGCCAACCCCAACTACCGCCTCATTTCCCTACCCGACTA
- a CDS encoding substrate-binding domain-containing protein, producing the protein MMKCTKCYSADAVMRAGFIRGRQRYLCKACNYHFTDDKTLQIPETKRRQTTISDVAKVLGVAPSTVSRALNGHSDINANTRQAILDVARQLDYQPNLLAQSLKSSETKTIGVVIPDIERPFFATAVSGIQQVVGEAGYRVMICQSKESYDIEVSNVQALIASRVDGLLICHSRETENFDHVKPDACRGVPVIHFDRVSNEVDSAKVILDDWNGAFNLTEHLIEQGAQRIAILAGPESLLISRNRLAGYQNAMKRHHLPLRPEYETHINFRPEAAVAALDAWLALPEPPDAIFAINYTNAFDLLVALKKRGIRVPDDIAVVGFGDEFMASMIEPGLTTVNLHPYRIGQQAARLFLEQVGQKENFQPRTFVITGDLVIRQSSLLGKGNFFKLEI; encoded by the coding sequence ATGATGAAGTGCACAAAGTGCTATTCGGCCGATGCCGTAATGCGAGCCGGGTTCATCCGGGGGCGGCAACGCTACCTGTGCAAAGCCTGCAATTATCATTTCACCGATGATAAGACCCTGCAGATTCCGGAAACCAAGCGGCGCCAAACTACCATCAGCGACGTGGCCAAAGTGCTGGGCGTGGCACCCTCTACCGTTTCGCGGGCACTCAACGGGCATTCTGATATCAACGCCAACACGCGCCAGGCCATTCTAGACGTAGCGCGTCAGCTCGATTATCAGCCTAACCTACTGGCACAGAGCCTGAAGAGCAGCGAAACAAAAACCATTGGGGTGGTCATTCCAGACATTGAGCGGCCTTTTTTCGCTACGGCTGTCAGTGGTATTCAGCAGGTGGTGGGCGAGGCCGGCTACCGCGTAATGATCTGCCAATCCAAGGAATCCTATGATATAGAAGTCAGCAATGTACAGGCGCTTATTGCCAGCCGCGTAGATGGCCTGCTGATTTGCCACTCCCGCGAAACCGAGAACTTCGACCATGTAAAGCCAGACGCCTGCCGCGGCGTGCCTGTCATTCATTTTGATCGGGTGAGCAACGAGGTGGACAGCGCCAAGGTGATTCTAGACGACTGGAACGGGGCCTTTAACCTCACGGAACACCTGATAGAGCAGGGTGCCCAACGCATTGCTATTCTGGCTGGCCCCGAGTCGTTGCTGATCAGCCGCAACCGGTTGGCAGGCTACCAGAACGCCATGAAACGGCACCATCTGCCACTCCGGCCCGAGTACGAAACGCACATTAACTTCCGGCCGGAGGCGGCAGTAGCGGCCCTAGATGCGTGGCTGGCCCTGCCGGAGCCGCCCGATGCTATTTTTGCCATCAACTACACCAACGCCTTCGATTTGCTGGTGGCACTTAAGAAGCGCGGCATCCGTGTGCCCGACGATATAGCCGTAGTAGGCTTCGGCGACGAGTTTATGGCCTCCATGATTGAGCCCGGCCTAACCACCGTGAACCTCCACCCCTACCGCATCGGGCAGCAGGCTGCCCGGTTGTTCCTGGAGCAAGTGGGTCAGAAGGAGAATTTCCAGCCCCGCACCTTCGTCATCACCGGCGACCTGGTTATTCGGCAGTCGTCGTTGCTGGGCAAAGGCAACTTCTTCAAGCTGGAGATATAG
- a CDS encoding sulfite exporter TauE/SafE family protein — translation MGLSCPARPVPQAVARFFAEPYCFTAPPSYLRRVITLTLALLCLFAFLAGFIDSIVGGGGLIQLPAMLILLKGVPVPTVFGTGKVSSLAGTAAAFRHYAGRVPIRWRAVGVAAGVAGVFSFLGARVVSHLPKELLPPLVLGLLVCIAIYTFWRKDFGSIHAPRLSAQREPIYGALVGMIIGFYDGFFGPGTGSFLLFAFVGLFGFDFISSSASAKLVNVATNLAALAYFAYTGQILWHIALPMAASNIAGSTLGAHLAVRHGTGFVRVLFLVVVCAFILKLSADMMGWHL, via the coding sequence ATGGGCCTTTCCTGTCCGGCTAGGCCAGTGCCGCAGGCAGTGGCGCGTTTTTTTGCGGAGCCCTACTGCTTCACCGCGCCGCCATCCTACCTTCGCCGCGTGATTACCCTGACGCTCGCTCTCCTCTGTTTATTCGCCTTTCTGGCTGGCTTTATTGACTCCATTGTGGGCGGCGGCGGCCTGATTCAGCTGCCGGCCATGCTTATTCTCCTGAAGGGTGTGCCGGTGCCCACTGTATTTGGTACGGGCAAAGTGTCGTCGTTGGCGGGCACGGCCGCGGCGTTTCGGCATTACGCCGGGCGGGTGCCCATCCGATGGCGGGCCGTGGGCGTGGCGGCTGGGGTGGCGGGCGTGTTTTCGTTTCTGGGGGCGCGGGTGGTGAGCCACTTGCCCAAGGAACTGCTGCCGCCCCTGGTGCTGGGGCTGCTGGTGTGCATTGCCATCTACACCTTCTGGCGCAAAGATTTCGGCTCCATTCATGCGCCCCGACTCTCGGCGCAGCGCGAACCGATTTACGGCGCTCTGGTCGGGATGATTATCGGGTTTTACGATGGGTTTTTCGGGCCGGGTACCGGCAGTTTCCTGCTGTTCGCTTTCGTAGGCCTGTTCGGCTTCGACTTCATTTCCTCCTCCGCCTCCGCGAAGCTGGTGAACGTGGCCACCAACCTCGCGGCCCTGGCCTACTTCGCCTATACCGGCCAGATTCTGTGGCACATTGCCCTGCCCATGGCCGCCAGCAACATTGCCGGCTCCACACTGGGTGCCCACTTGGCCGTGCGTCACGGCACCGGCTTCGTGAGGGTGCTGTTTCTGGTGGTGGTTTGTGCTTTCATTCTGAAGCTCTCCGCCGATATGATGGGCTGGCATCTGTAG
- a CDS encoding MDR family MFS transporter: MTENLTHRQKMLTFAGILLAMFLGSLDQTIVSTALPRIVADLNGLDRFTWVATAYLVASTALVPIYGKLADTYSRRKIEVVAVCIFLVGSMLCGLAGEFGDLPLLGDGMTQLVVFRAIQGFGGAGLFAMAFIIIADLFPPAERGRYQGFTGAVFGTSSVLGPFLGGFLTDQGTNWIPGVAGWRLVFYVNLPLGLLALWFILTQMPALRPRTEPKPLDYFSALLLLTGLGPLVVALQLNKTNYPWTSPLTLGLLAVAAVSLALFVVRSLRHENPILDFGLFRNNVFRTANGALFLLGGAFLGIIIFEPLFMVNVLGVSATKAGVSLIPLSMGVVLGSLLAGQMVSRFGNYKYWMIGGLIVLLGGLSLLATMPATVSYRQILTYLFLCGIGLGPTMPLYTLAIQNAIEPHLMGQATSASQFFRQIGGAITASVLGAILTFTLAHSLPASATPVTPTAQKTVVSEGPALPANATSPAMREAFSTAISRVYLFNIFLVVGGLLMTLLVPELPLRKTNAPGSAPAPPAE, from the coding sequence ATGACCGAAAATCTCACCCACCGCCAGAAGATGCTCACGTTTGCGGGCATCTTGCTAGCTATGTTCCTGGGCTCCCTCGACCAAACCATCGTATCCACGGCCCTGCCCCGCATTGTGGCCGATTTGAACGGCCTGGATCGGTTTACGTGGGTGGCCACGGCGTATCTGGTGGCCAGCACCGCGCTGGTACCTATTTATGGCAAGCTGGCCGATACGTATTCGCGCCGCAAAATTGAAGTGGTGGCCGTGTGTATTTTCCTGGTGGGCTCCATGCTGTGCGGGCTGGCCGGCGAGTTCGGCGACCTGCCGCTGCTCGGCGACGGCATGACGCAGCTCGTGGTGTTTCGGGCTATTCAGGGGTTTGGCGGAGCGGGGCTGTTTGCCATGGCCTTCATCATCATCGCTGATTTGTTTCCGCCCGCCGAGCGAGGCCGCTATCAGGGCTTTACGGGCGCCGTGTTTGGCACTTCCTCGGTGCTGGGTCCCTTCCTGGGCGGCTTCCTCACCGACCAGGGCACCAACTGGATTCCGGGAGTGGCGGGCTGGCGTCTGGTGTTCTACGTGAACCTGCCGCTAGGCCTGTTGGCGCTCTGGTTTATCCTGACCCAGATGCCGGCCCTGCGCCCGCGCACCGAACCTAAACCACTCGATTACTTTTCGGCCCTCCTGCTGCTCACGGGCCTAGGGCCTTTGGTAGTAGCCCTGCAGCTCAACAAAACCAACTACCCCTGGACCTCCCCGCTCACGCTAGGCCTGTTGGCCGTTGCGGCCGTCTCGCTGGCGCTGTTTGTGGTGCGCAGCCTTCGCCACGAAAACCCCATTCTGGATTTTGGACTGTTCCGCAACAACGTGTTCCGGACGGCCAATGGGGCCTTGTTCCTATTGGGCGGCGCGTTTTTGGGCATCATCATTTTTGAGCCGCTCTTCATGGTGAATGTGCTCGGCGTATCGGCTACCAAGGCCGGTGTGAGCCTGATTCCGCTCTCAATGGGGGTGGTGCTGGGCTCGTTGCTGGCCGGGCAGATGGTGTCGCGGTTCGGGAATTATAAGTACTGGATGATCGGGGGGCTGATTGTGCTGCTCGGGGGCCTGTCGTTGCTGGCCACCATGCCGGCCACCGTGAGCTACCGCCAGATACTTACGTATCTGTTTTTGTGTGGTATTGGGCTGGGGCCTACTATGCCGCTCTATACCTTGGCTATTCAGAATGCCATCGAGCCCCACCTGATGGGCCAGGCTACCTCAGCCAGCCAGTTTTTCCGGCAGATTGGGGGCGCCATCACGGCTTCTGTTTTGGGTGCTATTCTCACCTTTACCTTAGCCCACAGCCTCCCGGCCAGCGCGACTCCCGTAACGCCTACTGCCCAGAAAACCGTGGTTTCCGAAGGCCCGGCATTGCCGGCCAATGCCACTTCGCCGGCCATGCGCGAGGCCTTCAGCACGGCCATTTCCCGGGTGTATCTGTTCAATATTTTTCTGGTGGTGGGAGGATTGCTCATGACGCTTCTGGTGCCGGAGCTGCCGCTGCGCAAAACCAATGCTCCCGGTAGCGCCCCGGCACCGCCAGCCGAATAG
- a CDS encoding gliding motility-associated C-terminal domain-containing protein — MPAAFATHIVGGEMELQYRSGSTYTLTLNLYFDAINGNPGALDQQLTASIFDKVNNRRMQNVSLPLVGNTFVQYTNPACTSASLSTRKLVYSREIILDADLYTSTAGYYAAIERCCRNNGISNIVSPGAAAQTFYLEFPAVVRNRQRFIDSTPRIFPPLGDYACKGEMFYYDFSGQDADGDSLAYDLVTPLNGSASDFDPAPFQASPAPYRLINWKPGLSTTNQIPGAPTLTIDARTGRLMVRPSQLGLFVFGVRCTEYRNKVKIGETRRDFQLYTLDCPRNTKPSLQVFNQVGGRAYQPKLDTLRLIPGGNRCITMRFTDPDAGSRLTLTTLPVNFSGLAPTFTTTTTGTVHAPGAPDTLSATLCFPECQDTQGKVYLLDVIVADNGCSLPKKDTIRVAFTAIPPANTPPVLTSTFPSEATPATTPIIVRIPVGATYTADLTGTDADGNPLTMTAVGQRFDLAAAGMRFTAQNGTGRANGTFTWLASCEAAQLQDNLTVTFQLQETVRCTPKPQTRTVQFMVVPAPDTTNFLPPNIITPNGDGKNDAFELTQLPPDLCDGRFGGIKIFSRWGNEVFHSPARTFRWNGSGSAGVYYYLITFTDGRRYKGWLQVLP, encoded by the coding sequence ATGCCTGCAGCTTTCGCTACCCATATTGTAGGGGGCGAGATGGAGCTGCAATATCGTAGCGGCAGCACCTACACCTTAACCTTAAATCTGTACTTCGACGCCATCAATGGCAATCCGGGCGCCCTGGATCAGCAGCTGACGGCCAGCATCTTCGACAAGGTGAACAATCGGCGGATGCAGAACGTGTCGTTGCCACTGGTTGGCAACACGTTTGTACAGTACACCAACCCGGCCTGCACTAGCGCTTCTCTGAGCACCCGCAAGCTGGTGTACAGCCGCGAAATTATTCTGGATGCCGACCTCTATACCAGCACTGCCGGCTACTATGCCGCCATTGAGCGCTGCTGCCGCAATAATGGCATCAGCAACATAGTTAGCCCGGGAGCGGCCGCGCAAACCTTCTACCTGGAGTTCCCGGCCGTAGTGCGCAACCGGCAGCGCTTCATCGATTCTACCCCGCGCATTTTTCCGCCTCTGGGCGACTATGCCTGCAAGGGCGAAATGTTCTACTACGACTTCAGCGGCCAGGACGCGGATGGCGACTCCCTGGCCTACGACCTGGTAACGCCCCTGAACGGCTCCGCTTCCGACTTTGATCCTGCACCGTTCCAGGCATCGCCGGCTCCTTACCGACTCATCAACTGGAAGCCGGGCCTCAGTACAACCAACCAGATTCCGGGCGCCCCCACCCTTACCATTGATGCGCGCACCGGCCGCCTGATGGTGAGGCCTTCGCAGCTAGGCCTGTTCGTGTTTGGCGTGCGCTGCACTGAGTATCGGAACAAAGTAAAAATAGGCGAAACGCGCCGCGACTTTCAGTTGTACACGCTAGACTGCCCTCGCAATACGAAACCCAGTTTGCAGGTGTTCAACCAGGTGGGAGGCCGTGCCTATCAGCCCAAGCTCGATACGCTGCGCCTGATACCGGGCGGCAACCGGTGCATAACCATGCGCTTCACTGACCCTGATGCCGGCTCCCGCCTTACGCTCACCACGCTACCGGTTAACTTCTCGGGCCTGGCTCCTACGTTTACCACCACCACTACCGGCACGGTACATGCGCCCGGCGCCCCCGATACGCTATCGGCCACGCTATGCTTTCCGGAGTGCCAGGACACGCAGGGCAAGGTTTATCTACTGGATGTGATTGTGGCGGATAACGGCTGTAGTCTGCCTAAAAAGGACACGATACGGGTGGCTTTTACGGCCATACCGCCGGCCAACACGCCGCCCGTCCTCACCTCCACTTTTCCATCTGAAGCCACTCCAGCTACCACCCCTATTATTGTGCGGATTCCTGTTGGGGCAACCTATACCGCCGACCTGACCGGCACCGATGCCGATGGAAACCCATTGACGATGACGGCTGTAGGCCAGCGGTTTGATCTGGCCGCGGCGGGTATGCGCTTTACAGCCCAGAACGGCACGGGGCGCGCCAATGGCACGTTCACCTGGCTGGCTTCCTGCGAGGCGGCCCAACTGCAGGATAACCTGACGGTGACCTTCCAGTTACAGGAAACGGTGCGATGCACGCCCAAACCTCAGACCCGAACGGTGCAATTTATGGTGGTGCCGGCCCCCGATACCACGAACTTTCTCCCCCCCAACATCATCACACCGAATGGCGACGGCAAAAACGACGCTTTTGAGTTAACTCAGCTCCCGCCCGACCTGTGCGATGGGCGCTTTGGGGGCATCAAGATCTTCTCCCGCTGGGGCAATGAGGTATTTCATTCCCCGGCCCGCACCTTCCGCTGGAACGGCTCAGGCAGCGCCGGCGTGTACTACTACCTCATCACCTTCACTGATGGCCGCCGCTACAAAGGCTGGCTGCAGGTGCTGCCGTAA
- a CDS encoding LLM class flavin-dependent oxidoreductase, translating to MEPSSPIRLSVLDQSPIPLGRTPREALQHTLDLARLTDRLGFTRFWVSEHHNANSLAGSAPEVLLARIGAETTRIRLGSGGVMLPHYSPLKVAENFRLLEALYPGRIDLGIGRAPGTDRLTAYALNPHNTFSDEDFGAQLMDLKAFLHDEEVPDTIHEKVKAAPFVDTVPELWLLSSSGQSGLFAAHMGAAFSFAHFINPVGGPKMVQLYRERFQPSAELSEPLANVAVFVLCADTEAKAQELADTLALQMLKLELGNRTPVGPYASVADFPLAPEQRHRLAHHRRRIISGTPEQVKEQTTQLAAHYQVDEVVAVTITYDYQDRLRSYELLAEAFELEASTASHHSSALL from the coding sequence ATGGAACCTTCTTCACCTATTCGTCTGAGTGTGCTGGATCAGTCGCCAATTCCGCTGGGACGCACACCGCGTGAGGCCCTGCAGCACACCCTAGACCTGGCCCGCCTCACTGACCGTCTGGGCTTCACCCGATTCTGGGTATCGGAACACCACAATGCCAACTCGCTCGCCGGCTCGGCTCCTGAAGTGCTGCTGGCCCGCATCGGGGCCGAAACTACGCGCATACGCCTTGGCTCCGGTGGCGTGATGCTGCCCCACTACTCGCCCCTGAAAGTAGCTGAGAACTTCCGTCTGCTGGAAGCGCTTTACCCGGGCCGCATTGATCTGGGCATTGGCCGCGCCCCCGGCACCGACCGCCTCACGGCCTACGCCCTCAACCCGCACAACACCTTCAGCGACGAAGATTTTGGTGCCCAACTCATGGACCTGAAAGCCTTCCTGCACGACGAAGAAGTTCCCGACACTATTCATGAAAAGGTAAAGGCTGCGCCGTTTGTGGATACGGTGCCCGAGCTGTGGCTGCTCAGCTCCAGCGGGCAGAGTGGGCTTTTCGCGGCGCATATGGGCGCGGCGTTTTCGTTTGCCCACTTCATCAATCCGGTAGGCGGCCCCAAAATGGTGCAGCTGTATCGGGAGCGGTTTCAGCCCTCTGCGGAGCTTTCGGAGCCCCTGGCCAACGTCGCCGTGTTCGTGCTATGCGCCGATACCGAAGCTAAAGCCCAGGAGCTGGCCGATACGCTGGCCCTGCAGATGCTGAAGCTGGAGCTTGGCAACCGTACGCCCGTAGGCCCCTACGCCTCAGTAGCGGACTTCCCCTTGGCGCCCGAGCAGCGCCACCGTCTTGCGCATCATCGGCGCCGCATAATCAGTGGTACGCCGGAGCAAGTAAAAGAGCAGACAACTCAGCTGGCGGCTCATTACCAAGTAGATGAAGTAGTAGCCGTGACCATCACCTATGACTACCAAGACCGTTTGCGGTCCTATGAACTACTGGCAGAAGCGTTTGAGCTAGAAGCATCAACCGCCTCTCACCACTCATCGGCTCTGCTGTAA
- a CDS encoding SDR family NAD(P)-dependent oxidoreductase: protein MKSQTRNTLLAAVAGAGALLAATLYSNRRGDYSLQGRVVLITGGSRGLGLLLARQAVAEGAKVAICARDAEELERARQELAQDGGQVLALVRNLTDAQEVQSLVEEVQQQWGYIDVLINNAGIITAGPLDHIDLRDFEDSMDTHFWAPLHAMRAVLPDMRNRREGRIVNIASVGGKVAVPHLAPYCASKFALVGLSEAFRAELQQHGILVTTVCPGLMRTGSARNAIVKGQHQKEYASFILADSLPGISMNAESAARQIWNACRRGEAEVILSVPAKLLSGFHGLFPGTTADVLGWVNRTLPRATGEEGDQRRFGYESESEVSRSWLTGLTRKAEQENNERQNR from the coding sequence ATGAAATCCCAAACCCGAAATACCCTGCTGGCCGCCGTGGCCGGCGCCGGTGCCCTGCTGGCCGCCACGCTCTACTCCAACCGCCGGGGCGACTATAGCCTGCAAGGGCGCGTGGTCCTAATTACGGGTGGCTCGCGGGGCCTAGGCCTGCTGCTGGCCCGCCAGGCTGTGGCAGAGGGCGCCAAAGTAGCCATCTGTGCCCGCGATGCCGAGGAACTGGAACGGGCGCGACAGGAGCTGGCGCAGGATGGTGGGCAGGTGCTGGCCTTGGTGCGCAACCTCACCGATGCCCAGGAAGTGCAGTCGTTGGTGGAGGAGGTGCAGCAACAATGGGGCTATATCGATGTGCTGATCAACAATGCAGGCATTATTACGGCGGGCCCCCTTGACCACATCGACCTGCGCGATTTTGAGGATTCCATGGATACGCATTTCTGGGCGCCGCTCCACGCCATGCGCGCCGTGCTGCCTGATATGCGCAACCGCCGCGAAGGGCGCATCGTGAATATTGCCTCCGTGGGCGGGAAAGTGGCGGTGCCGCACCTAGCGCCGTATTGCGCCAGCAAATTTGCCCTGGTAGGCCTCTCCGAAGCATTCCGGGCCGAGCTGCAACAGCATGGCATTCTGGTCACTACAGTTTGCCCCGGCCTCATGCGCACGGGCAGCGCCCGCAACGCCATTGTGAAGGGCCAACACCAAAAGGAATACGCATCCTTTATTCTGGCCGACTCGCTACCGGGTATTTCTATGAATGCGGAGTCGGCGGCGCGCCAAATCTGGAACGCCTGCCGTCGCGGCGAGGCAGAAGTGATTCTAAGTGTGCCGGCCAAGCTGCTTTCCGGCTTCCATGGCCTGTTTCCGGGCACTACGGCCGATGTGCTGGGCTGGGTAAACCGCACGCTGCCCCGCGCCACCGGCGAGGAAGGCGACCAGCGCCGCTTCGGCTACGAAAGTGAGTCGGAGGTATCACGCTCCTGGCTGACCGGTCTCACCCGCAAAGCCGAGCAGGAAAACAACGAGCGGCAAAACAGGTAG